TACATTGATGAAGAGTTCTTCTTTTGAATTTAATAATATAAAAGGAATAATTCTTCTTATTTTGTCAGCATTATCTTTTTCTGGATACAGCGTTATGGCAAAAATTTTAACTAAAGACTTTACTAGTACAGAACTTAGTTTTATGATGATAATAATTAGTTTTATATGTTTTAACACCATAGCTATATCTAAACATTTAATTAATGGAACTCTACACACCTTTATAACACCTATATTCAATTTTAAATTTGTTATAGCAATAATATATTTAGGAGTATTGTCATCTTTAGTTACATCACTACTTACAAACTACATTTTATCTAAAATAGAAGCATCAAAAATGAGTGTATTTTCTAATTTAGGAACTGTTATATCTATTGTAGCAGGTGTCATATTTCTTAAAGAAGAAATATTCTACTATCACATTATAGGCTCTATACTTATAGTTGGTGGTGTTATAGGAACAAATTTCTTAGATAATATAAAATAAAATTAA
This window of the Clostridium cochlearium genome carries:
- a CDS encoding DMT family transporter yields the protein MKKNNKLVYIAAISYALITGLSFLFTKIALSISNPFDILAHRFTSSFIVVLILILFKLVKINYNMERIKKIIPLALLYPLMFFAFQTFGLQYASSSEAGILLASSPVFTLILARFFLNEKTNLLQKISIIISVLGVIYITLMKSSSFEFNNIKGIILLILSALSFSGYSVMAKILTKDFTSTELSFMMIIISFICFNTIAISKHLINGTLHTFITPIFNFKFVIAIIYLGVLSSLVTSLLTNYILSKIEASKMSVFSNLGTVISIVAGVIFLKEEIFYYHIIGSILIVGGVIGTNFLDNIK